One Aquarana catesbeiana isolate 2022-GZ linkage group LG06, ASM4218655v1, whole genome shotgun sequence genomic region harbors:
- the LOC141148032 gene encoding uncharacterized protein has product MEKQNTNFRASLPVRKRVAIALWKLATNSEYRSIGHLFGVSNSSVCRCVQDFCKAVCTLLAPEIVHFLDREKLKDMADYFENGWGLTQCVGAIDGSHIPIIAPLEYHTDYFNSKGWHSIILQGVVDGKGLFWNVNDWVGQGGLYPVCTKNICGVNVGYYVLGDSAYPLQNWLLKPFPDNGRLTPEQQTYNKKTSRARVLVENAFGRLKGRWRCLMKRNDSDIKLAKSMVLTCCVLHNLCESHGEDFHQDWNTSSEEPVLVIAAQDMEEECSEIRQALMRHLNV; this is encoded by the exons ATGGAGAAGCAAAACACCAACTTCAGAGCCAGTTTGCCTGTGAGGAAACGAGTTGCCATTGCACTGTGGAAGCTGGCTACCAACAGTGAATACCGAAGTATAGGTCATCTTTTTGGTGTCAGCAATTCATCAGTGTGCCGCTGTGTGCAGGACTTCTGTAAGGCTGTGTGCACATTGCTAGCTCCTGAAATTGTACATTTTCTGGACAGGGAAAAGCTTAAAGACATGGCTGACTACTTTGAGAACGGGTGGGGCCTTACACAGTGTGTTGGTGCTATTGATGGGTCACACATACCAATAATAGCACCACTAGAATACCACACTGACTACTTCAACAGTAAAGGCTGGCATTCCATCATCCTCCAGGGAGTAGTAGATGGAAAAGGACTGTTCTGGAATGTGAAT GATTGGGTTGGCCAGGGAGGCCTGTACCCTGTTTGCACTAAGAACATTTGTGGGGTGAATGTTGGCTATTATGTGCTTGGGGACTCTGCCTACCCTTTACAAAATTGGCTCCTGAAACCATTTCCTGACAATGGCCGCCTGACACCAGAACAACAAACCTACAACAAGAAAACATCCAGGGCACGGGTCTTAGTGGAAAATGCTTTCGGAAGACTTAAGGGTAGATGGCGGTGTCTTATGAAGAGGAATGACAGTGACATTAAACTTGCCAAATCCATGGTGCTTACTTGCTGTGTTCTTCACAATCTTTGTGAAAGTCATGGAGAAGACTTCCACCAGGATTGGAATACATCTTCAGAAGAGCCAGTACTAGTGATAGCAGCACAGGATATGGAAGAAGAGTGCAGTGAAATACGTCAGGCTCTGATGCGGCACCTCAACGTTTAA